TACCCGAAGAGAAGATGGCGTACTTGCGGGAGCAAGGTTATGCCGGCAAAGAACTGACGTTGGGAATTCGGCCGGAGCATATCCATCTGTTGACAGGCGAGGAAGAGGCGGAATTGACGAACTCAATCCTGTCTAAAATCATCGTTTCTGAGCTCACTGGGGCTGATACACTCCTTTATTCGATGCTCGGCACCCAAGAAATGATTGCTGAAGTCGAGTCGCGAACGAATGTGACTGCTGGTGAAGACGTCTATTTGACGTTCAATATGGATTGCGCCCACTTTTTTGATAAGGAAACCGGTGTCAGAATTCGTCCTGAAAAATCAGCTGTGCTAGTTGGTTAGTGGGCAGAAAATTCCGAAGTTACTAAAGCATATTGACTTTTCGAATCACTCTCTGCTAGATTGTATTGTAATAACAATAATCTGTGACGAGAAATAGTAAGAGAAGAACCCTGTTCTCTAGAGAGTCGACGCTTGGTGAAAGTCGATGGACAGATCTTATCCGAAAATCATCTCCGAGATGTAAAGCTGAAAACAGTAAGCTTTACCGGATTTCCACCGTTATATGGAACACGTATGATCGTACGTTGACTGAGCGCCGCACTGTTTCTTCTATAGGGGAACTTGCGGAAAATGGGTGGTATCGCGAGCACAAACTCGTCCCTGATTTAGGGGCGAGTTTTTTTATGTGGAAAACTCGAGAGTTAAGTCACATATTACTAGGGAGGTTCATCGTTATGAAAAATGTAGTTGTCGTCGCTGGTTCGTTAATTGTAGCATTTGCTTTCAATTTTTTTCTCGTCCCATATGGGATACTGAGCAGTGGAATTAGTGGGATAGCTATTTTGATTGGGTTGATTACTCCATTTGATATCGGTGTAATGAATCTCTTGCTAAATCTGCCATTGCTCATTTTAGGATATTTTAAATTGGGAAGGTTGATTACGCTTAATACGCTCGTGTGTGTAGTGTCACTTTCATTTTTCTTATACATGCTGCCAGTCATTGCTGTGACAGACAATATTTTGTTATCGACGATTTTTGGCGGGGTCATAAGTGGAATCGGTGTTGGCTTGATATTGAAATACTCTGGAACGTCCGGTGGGCTTGATATTATTGCAATCATTCTTTCCCGAACGAGCAATATAAGTATTGGCCTTCTTCTAACGGGCATGAACGGCGTCATCGTTCTTATTTCCGGTGCCGTATTAAACTGGGATATTGCCTTATACACACTTTTATCCATCTATTTGACGGGCAAACTGATTGATAGCATCCACACGAATCATATTAAACTGACGATGCAGATTGTCACTTCGAAGGGTGAGGCAATCCGGGAAGATTTATTGAAATCCATCTACCGAGGCATTACAATCACGGAAGGGTATGGTGGCTACACCCAAGAAAAGAAACATATTTTAATGACGGTTGTTACACGTTATGAAATGTTGCAAGTGAAAAAGATTGTACGTGATTATGACGAGACTGCGTTTATAAATATATTTGAGACTGTTGAAGTAGATGGTGTTTTCGCAAAGAATTAGGAGGGTTTACGGATGACTAGAAAAAATGTGTTATTTTCAGGGCTCATGCTTTTTTCATTGTTTTTTGGGGCGGGAAATCTTATCTTTCCACCTCTTCTAGGATTGGAATCGGGGAATAATTTCGGCCCGGCGATTACCGGATTTCTAATTACCGGTGTACTGCTACCGTTCATGGCAATCATGGCCATCGCATTGTCTGAAAATGGACTAGTATCTATTGGGAGCCGGGTGAATAGACTGTTCGGCTTGGTTTTTGCAGTTATCATCTATATGTCGATCGGGGCTTTTTATGGGATACCGAGAGCTTCAAATGTTGCTTATGAGCTTGGTGTCAAACAAATTGTAGACGTCAATGGCTGGGTCGCGCTTCTCATATTCTCATTGGTGTTCTTCGGAGTGACGTATTTCATTAGCTTAAATCCTAAGAAAATCGTCGATCGCATCGGACAGCTTTTGACTCCTATTTTATTGCTCGTATTGGCTTTGCTCGTAATCCGTGCCTTCATGAAATTTGAAAATATCGCATCTCCTGCGGCGGAGAATTATGCGACTAATCCATTTGTCAAAGGATTCGTGGAAGGATATTTCACGATGGATGCTGTGGCGGCGCTGGCGTTTGGAATTGTCGTCATCAATGCTTTGAAGGATAAAGGCGCGGCATCCAAGTCTGAGCTTGTGAAAGGAACATTATGGGCTGGTATCATAGCTGGCCTCGGACTAGCAGTTGTATATGTTTCATTAGGGTGGATCGGCAAGGTTATACCGAACGAAAATGGCTTTGCAAATGGTGCTGAAATTTTGACAGTCGCATCAGACTTATTGTTCGCCAGTGGCGGCGGGCTTCTATTTGGATTAATTGTAACTCTGGCATGCTTGACGACATGTGTTGGCTTGATCAATGCTTGTGCGAGATTCTTCAACGAAATTTATCCGAAAATTCATTACCGTTCGTATGTCGCTATTTTTGTGTTAATCGGCTTGCTAGTGTCCAATTTAGGGTTGAATACGATTCTTAGTTTAGCAGTTCCATTATTGGTTTTCATTTACCCGATTTCCATTGTGTTAGTGATTCTATCCTTGTTCCAGCATTTTGCGGGCGGAGAGAAGATGATGTACCGACTTTCGGTATCTGTGACAGCAATCTTTGCATTTTACGAGGTAATGACAAATATCGGTTATAAGAGGGAAGCCTTAACCGGATGGCTGCTAGACGTTGTACCGTTCTTCGAGCACGGGCTAGGCTGGATCGTACCGGCATTTGTAGCTGCAGTGGTTGGTTATGGGATTGATAAGTATGGAGGAGAAGTCCGAGAATAATATGCTAATTGTCCGTCCCATGCAGACCTGAGTTTAATGAAAAAGACCCGCACTCCCGTGGAAACGGAAGCGCGGGTTTTTAGTATAGTTGAAACCGCCTGATGTGCGAATAAATGGGCTACTATCATCACATAACTTGAGTCATTATCGGATAAAGTTCCCCTTTGAAAGCAAACGAAACTCTGCCCGTCTCCTCAGATACTACAAGAACGAGGGCATCACTTTGTTCGGTTAACCCCAAGGCGGCACGATGCCGCGTACCGAGTTTTTGATCACTTGTAAATCTCCCGGATAAAGGGAGGACGTTTGTTGCAGAAACGATTTGGTTCTGATTCACCATTACAGCACCATCATGAAGGGGACTTCCTGGATAAAAGATGGACTCAAGCAAGGTATGTGTCAACTCCGCTCCTATTGAAATGCCGGGTTTTACTAAAGATTCAAGGGAGTCTTCCCGTTCAATCACAATTAACCCACCATGTCTCAATCTCGACAAGTTTTGTACACATACTGACAATTCTGGATACTTGTCTGTAAACGGTGACAGATAACAATTCAAATAAAAGGTGGCAGCTTTCATTTCAATGGACAGAAAGTCTTCTTTCGTTTTTTCGAAATTGCTGAGGAGGCAGTTATTCTCATCTACGATTGCCTCCATGTTATTCTGTAATGCTGTTATGAGATTAGTAATATCCTCTATTAAGATTTCTTTCATCGGTGAGAAATCACAATTTATTCTTTCCAAGAAAGTATACCTCCCACATTCCGACCTATCGTATCTAAAGTTTGTCCATATGGGGAAATTTTAATCATGAACAATCTGCCCGGCGCAGTGGGAATAGAAAGAGGACTGATTCAGAAAGTGGAAAATAGCCGACTTTCTGATCAGTCCCCATCAATAGAAAGAGATTATCGAATTGTTTTCAAAGCAGTTGCCCAAGGGATGACTTGGTCAAGCATTTGGTTTACGGACGAGGCTTGTACTTCTGCTGGTTTGAATTCCGTTCCGTTTTCAAAGTCAGTAAATAGAGATAGAGCTGGGTGGACACGAACGTCCGCGACGGATAGTTCTCCTAGGATGCCGCGTAAATGTTCCGCAGCACGTGCGCCGCCCACTGAACCGTATGATACGATGCCGGCTGCTTTGTTGTTCCATTCTTCACGAAGGTAGTCCAACGCGTTTTTAAGCGCTCCAGTAATGGAGTGGTTGTATTCTTGGACGATGAATACGAATCCATCTTGTTTGCCAACGATTTCTGACCATGCAGCCGCGCCTGAAGCATCGCTTCCCGGCTCGCCTAGCAACGGCAATTTATAATCTGCGATATCAATAACTGTATAAGTAGCATCTCCGCGTTGATCTGCCAATTCTTTTACCCAAGCACCTACTTGAGGGCTCACACGTCCATCACGAGTTGATCCTAAAATAATACCGATATTTAAGTTTGTCATTGTTTGTTCCTCCTGTTGTTTAGAACCGAATAGTTTATTAAAAAGTCCCATCCTTTTATGTTCACCTCCTCACAAATACTCTTTTTCAAAGTTCTTTGTACTGCGGACTGTATCAATTGGTCGTACAAGCCCTTCGATTTCTTCGCGTTTTTCTTCAAAGAACGGCGGCAATGATAGTTTTTCGCCAAGCGTTTCATACGGCTCATCCCCCATGAATCCAGGACCGTCCGTTGCCAATTCGAACAAAATAGAAGGGGTGATTCTTGTATACAAAGAGCCGAAATAATAGCGTTCTACATAGCCCGAGCTCGGGAGTTGGAAGCCATGCAGGCGTTTTTGCCATGCCTCTATGTCTGCGCGGTTATCTACTCGGAACGCAGTATGGTGGACTGTTCCGAACCCTTGACGCGCTTGTGGGAGTACGGTGTTATATTCAATAACTACCTGAGCACCGTTGCCTCCCTCGCCCATTTCGAATAAATGGAATGCATCTTCTTGTGCGATTTCCTTCATTACGAAGACTTTTTCCAAGATTTCTTTCACGTGATCAAAGAAGGAAGTTCTGATATGGATAGGGCCGAGTCCTGTAATTGCAAACTCCAAAGGAATCGGTCCTTTTTGCCATGGGGTTCCAGATTCAACCCCTTCATTGAACTCGTCAGAAATGAGCTGGTAGTGCTGATCATCAAAATCCACGAACGGCAAGATCTTTTTACCGAATTGTTCCTGGATGCCTGAATGCTTCACGTTGAATTTATCAAAACGTTTTACCCAATATGCTAGCGCAGCATCACTCGGCACACGGAAGGAAGTTTTGGAAATTTCATTTGTTCCATGAACTCCTTTTTGAATCCCGGGGAAATCAAAAAATGTCATATCTGTGCCTGGATTGCCTGCATCGTCAGCAAAAAACAGATGGTACGTTTGAATGTCGTCTTGGTTCACTGTTTTCTTAACTAAGCGTAAACCTAATGTATACGTGAAGAAATCATAAATCTTCTCCGCACTGCTCGTAATGGCTGTTACGTGGTGGATGCCTTTCAATTCGTTCATATGCAAGTTCCTCCTTATGTTTATCTTGAATTCGAGATATATAAGTAAAAAAATGTGTTAGTGGATACACTAACAGTATTTTAGTTCGTTTAATGCTATTCGAAAATTTATCTTTAATTCAAGGTAATAATAACATGCTTAAAACTCACCGTCAATAAATTCATACCGAAGAATGACAAGAGGCGTCTGGAAAGGTGGTTTTCACATGCTTTCCGGACGCCTACTATATTGTTTTGCATCAGTTTAGTTAGGTTTTTTTGCAATCGCTTCGATTTCTACGTCTGCGCCCAGTGGCAACGCTAGAACTGCGACACATGTCCTTGCAGGGTAAGGTTTGGAGAACTTCGTCGCATA
The sequence above is drawn from the Sporosarcina luteola genome and encodes:
- a CDS encoding YitT family protein; translation: MKNVVVVAGSLIVAFAFNFFLVPYGILSSGISGIAILIGLITPFDIGVMNLLLNLPLLILGYFKLGRLITLNTLVCVVSLSFFLYMLPVIAVTDNILLSTIFGGVISGIGVGLILKYSGTSGGLDIIAIILSRTSNISIGLLLTGMNGVIVLISGAVLNWDIALYTLLSIYLTGKLIDSIHTNHIKLTMQIVTSKGEAIREDLLKSIYRGITITEGYGGYTQEKKHILMTVVTRYEMLQVKKIVRDYDETAFINIFETVEVDGVFAKN
- the brnQ gene encoding branched-chain amino acid transport system II carrier protein, encoding MTRKNVLFSGLMLFSLFFGAGNLIFPPLLGLESGNNFGPAITGFLITGVLLPFMAIMAIALSENGLVSIGSRVNRLFGLVFAVIIYMSIGAFYGIPRASNVAYELGVKQIVDVNGWVALLIFSLVFFGVTYFISLNPKKIVDRIGQLLTPILLLVLALLVIRAFMKFENIASPAAENYATNPFVKGFVEGYFTMDAVAALAFGIVVINALKDKGAASKSELVKGTLWAGIIAGLGLAVVYVSLGWIGKVIPNENGFANGAEILTVASDLLFASGGGLLFGLIVTLACLTTCVGLINACARFFNEIYPKIHYRSYVAIFVLIGLLVSNLGLNTILSLAVPLLVFIYPISIVLVILSLFQHFAGGEKMMYRLSVSVTAIFAFYEVMTNIGYKREALTGWLLDVVPFFEHGLGWIVPAFVAAVVGYGIDKYGGEVRE
- the cdaS gene encoding sporulation-specific diadenylate cyclase CdaS, which translates into the protein MERINCDFSPMKEILIEDITNLITALQNNMEAIVDENNCLLSNFEKTKEDFLSIEMKAATFYLNCYLSPFTDKYPELSVCVQNLSRLRHGGLIVIEREDSLESLVKPGISIGAELTHTLLESIFYPGSPLHDGAVMVNQNQIVSATNVLPLSGRFTSDQKLGTRHRAALGLTEQSDALVLVVSEETGRVSFAFKGELYPIMTQVM
- a CDS encoding NADPH-dependent FMN reductase translates to MGLFNKLFGSKQQEEQTMTNLNIGIILGSTRDGRVSPQVGAWVKELADQRGDATYTVIDIADYKLPLLGEPGSDASGAAAWSEIVGKQDGFVFIVQEYNHSITGALKNALDYLREEWNNKAAGIVSYGSVGGARAAEHLRGILGELSVADVRVHPALSLFTDFENGTEFKPAEVQASSVNQMLDQVIPWATALKTIR
- a CDS encoding ring-cleaving dioxygenase, encoding MNELKGIHHVTAITSSAEKIYDFFTYTLGLRLVKKTVNQDDIQTYHLFFADDAGNPGTDMTFFDFPGIQKGVHGTNEISKTSFRVPSDAALAYWVKRFDKFNVKHSGIQEQFGKKILPFVDFDDQHYQLISDEFNEGVESGTPWQKGPIPLEFAITGLGPIHIRTSFFDHVKEILEKVFVMKEIAQEDAFHLFEMGEGGNGAQVVIEYNTVLPQARQGFGTVHHTAFRVDNRADIEAWQKRLHGFQLPSSGYVERYYFGSLYTRITPSILFELATDGPGFMGDEPYETLGEKLSLPPFFEEKREEIEGLVRPIDTVRSTKNFEKEYL